In Microbacterium sp. 1.5R, the following are encoded in one genomic region:
- a CDS encoding vWA domain-containing protein, protein MEGETVIFQPVLNVFLLALLCAPVAALAVMALIRATGRGRALWAMRLVMLLACFVMLLRPGIPGGATETLATDTDIVLVVDTTASIVAEDWDGDKPRLDGVRADVQAIVDEYPGARFALITFDATADLRMPLTTDTTALVSSLEVLRPEVTSQSRGSSIGIANQLLSDTLSNAAESSPDRSRMVFYFGDGEQTVSSAPEPFDGSAELTDAGAVLGYGTAEGGPMKLTTGGVDGSSSEYIEYEGADALSVIDEGNLEAIASDLGVEYQHRTADAALTLPEAPSTTTTYAESGTVGNVTELYWVAALVIVALLGVELTRASMLVARLRLLRAPSTSPRRRTTDGGAA, encoded by the coding sequence GTGGAGGGTGAGACTGTGATCTTCCAGCCCGTGCTGAACGTCTTCCTCCTCGCTCTGCTCTGCGCGCCCGTGGCCGCCCTCGCCGTGATGGCGCTGATCAGGGCGACCGGCCGAGGACGGGCGCTCTGGGCCATGCGGCTCGTCATGCTGCTCGCGTGTTTCGTCATGCTCCTGCGCCCGGGGATCCCCGGCGGTGCCACCGAGACCCTCGCGACCGACACCGACATCGTGCTCGTCGTCGACACCACCGCGAGCATCGTCGCCGAGGACTGGGACGGCGACAAGCCTCGCCTCGACGGCGTCCGCGCCGACGTGCAGGCGATCGTCGACGAGTACCCCGGTGCGCGGTTCGCGCTGATCACGTTCGACGCCACGGCCGATCTCCGCATGCCGCTCACCACCGACACCACCGCGCTCGTCTCGTCGCTCGAGGTGCTGCGCCCCGAGGTGACGAGCCAGTCGCGCGGCAGCTCCATCGGCATCGCGAACCAGCTGCTCTCGGACACCCTGTCGAACGCGGCCGAGTCGTCGCCCGATCGCTCGCGCATGGTGTTCTACTTCGGAGACGGCGAGCAGACGGTCTCGTCGGCCCCCGAGCCGTTCGACGGGAGCGCCGAGCTCACCGACGCCGGCGCCGTGCTCGGGTACGGCACCGCGGAGGGCGGACCGATGAAGCTCACCACGGGCGGCGTGGACGGTTCGTCGAGCGAATACATCGAGTACGAGGGGGCGGACGCACTGTCGGTGATCGACGAGGGGAACCTCGAGGCGATCGCCTCGGATCTCGGAGTCGAGTACCAGCACCGCACCGCGGATGCCGCACTCACCCTCCCCGAGGCGCCCTCGACCACCACCACCTACGCGGAGTCCGGAACCGTGGGCAACGTGACCGAGCTCTACTGGGTCGCCGCCCTCGTGATCGTGGCGCTGCTCGGCGTGGAGCTCACGAGGGCGAGCATGCTCGTGGCCCGACTGCGTCTGCTGCGAGCGCCGTCGACATCGCCGCGACGCCGGACGACCGACGGAGGTGCCGCATGA
- a CDS encoding vWA domain-containing protein: MALANGWLILVAVAVVVIAIALGIVIGLRSGVKTEAHERARVARAERLRALPTFRQALNRRVLALSSILLIGVIATLAAGVVSARPMASQTIQPVNTSRDIMLCLDVSGSMSEVDVEVLTVFEELLEDFEGERIGLTIFNSSPVQIFPLTDDYEFIRSHLQSIRESFEFTESVPEHWVGTLNGNGASLIGDGLAACAMAFDHPDDERSRSIIFATDNEVNGASIVTLDEAAAYAASNGVRVFALNPVQGKDADVSAELTKAAEATGGQAYGLRDTTTVSDIVTQVQEQEASALKGQAQVVWTDAPNLWIVVLMISMLSFIVVLWRVRL; encoded by the coding sequence ATGGCACTAGCGAACGGGTGGCTCATCCTCGTCGCCGTGGCCGTCGTGGTCATCGCGATAGCGCTCGGAATCGTCATCGGGCTGCGCAGCGGTGTGAAGACCGAGGCCCACGAGCGCGCCCGCGTCGCCCGAGCCGAGCGCCTGCGCGCGCTGCCGACTTTCCGCCAGGCGTTGAACCGCCGCGTGCTCGCACTGTCGAGCATCCTGCTCATCGGCGTGATCGCGACCCTCGCGGCCGGGGTCGTCTCCGCCCGGCCGATGGCGTCGCAGACCATCCAGCCCGTCAACACGAGCCGCGACATCATGCTCTGCCTCGACGTCTCGGGGTCGATGAGCGAGGTCGACGTCGAGGTGCTCACGGTCTTCGAGGAACTGCTCGAGGACTTCGAGGGTGAACGCATCGGCCTCACGATCTTCAACAGCTCTCCCGTGCAGATCTTCCCCCTGACCGATGACTACGAGTTCATCCGCAGCCACCTGCAGAGCATCCGCGAGAGCTTCGAGTTCACCGAATCGGTCCCCGAGCACTGGGTGGGCACGCTCAACGGCAACGGTGCCTCGCTGATCGGCGACGGCCTCGCGGCATGCGCGATGGCGTTCGACCACCCCGACGACGAGCGGTCGCGCTCGATCATCTTCGCGACCGACAACGAGGTCAACGGCGCCTCGATCGTGACGCTCGACGAGGCCGCCGCGTATGCCGCATCGAACGGCGTGCGCGTCTTCGCACTCAACCCGGTGCAGGGCAAGGACGCCGACGTCAGCGCCGAGCTCACGAAGGCCGCCGAGGCCACGGGCGGACAGGCGTACGGCCTCCGGGACACCACCACCGTGAGCGACATCGTCACGCAGGTGCAGGAGCAGGAGGCGTCCGCGCTGAAGGGTCAGGCGCAGGTCGTCTGGACAGACGCGCCGAACCTCTGGATCGTCGTGCTGATGATCTCGATGCTCTCGTTCATCGTCGTGCTGTGGAGGGTGAGACTGTGA
- a CDS encoding DUF58 domain-containing protein gives MASLIAQVKSKLFIHSSRKSLHALDGAYASLLHGRSLDFEDLRKYEYGDQVRDIDWRATARLGTPLVKRHRAMRMHTVLFVVDTGRSMGALAHDEKSKKDLAILATGVLGVLALRHGDDFSLVYGDSDRIRRRAPGRSEGALEHALRTIDRSIDTSRAASDRDALLSYVTRTISRRMIVVVITDEAPVTTETERMLRRLRVQHDVLWLTVSDADPVLDHATATIRSDVDSMWEVPDFVQGDPDIIRELAAQTEADAARLAELLKRMEISHSVLAGQDDAVSQLLQLLNRRSNARL, from the coding sequence ATGGCCAGCCTGATCGCCCAGGTGAAGAGCAAGCTCTTCATCCACTCGTCGCGCAAGTCGCTGCACGCGCTCGACGGCGCCTACGCGTCGCTGCTGCACGGCCGCAGCCTCGACTTCGAGGATCTGCGCAAGTACGAGTACGGCGATCAGGTGCGCGACATCGACTGGCGCGCGACGGCTCGACTGGGCACTCCTCTGGTCAAGCGGCACCGTGCGATGCGGATGCACACGGTCCTCTTCGTGGTCGACACCGGCCGCTCGATGGGCGCGCTCGCGCACGACGAGAAGTCGAAGAAGGACCTCGCGATCCTCGCCACCGGCGTGCTCGGCGTGCTGGCGCTGCGGCACGGCGACGACTTCTCACTGGTCTACGGCGACTCCGACCGCATCCGCCGCCGCGCGCCGGGCCGCAGCGAGGGCGCACTGGAACACGCGCTGCGCACGATCGACCGGTCGATCGACACGAGCAGGGCAGCCAGCGACCGCGACGCGCTGCTGTCGTACGTCACGCGCACGATCTCTCGCCGCATGATCGTCGTCGTCATCACCGACGAGGCTCCGGTCACGACGGAGACCGAACGGATGCTGCGCCGACTGCGCGTGCAGCACGACGTCCTGTGGCTGACCGTGAGCGACGCCGATCCGGTGCTCGACCACGCGACGGCCACCATCCGCAGCGATGTCGACAGCATGTGGGAGGTGCCGGACTTCGTGCAGGGCGACCCCGACATCATCCGCGAGCTCGCCGCGCAGACCGAGGCCGACGCGGCGCGTCTTGCTGAGCTGCTCAAGCGCATGGAGATCAGCCACAGCGTGCTGGCGGGTCAGGACGACGCCGTCTCGCAGCTGCTCCAGCTGCTGAATCGGAGGTCGAATGCCCGACTCTGA
- a CDS encoding AAA family ATPase translates to MNEPYAPGPSAGSTPPPPPAPSAQAAAPAPPAPATRAESSAPAAPAASPSASRKSEAPTDAELQRASAVLKTVSDAYSAKMVGQERLRMSLLISLIAGGHILLESVPGLAKTTAASTLADTVRAQFKRIQCTPDLLPSDITGNQIYDAATGSFRTVLGPVHANFVLLDEINRSSAKTQSAMLEAMQEHQTTIGGEVHHLPKPFLVIATQNPIEQEGTYELPEAQMDRFLLKEIVEYPSPAEEFEILGRIDSGVLDPDRHVSSAISLDDVHMLQDVASRIYVDPAIRNYIVSIAYVTRNPAPYIGEERARFIKYGASPRASIAFLQASRALALLNGRGHVIPEDIRSLRHLVLRHRVLLTFEADAEGIRSEEIIDQIFASVPTP, encoded by the coding sequence ATGAACGAGCCCTACGCGCCCGGCCCCTCCGCAGGTTCGACGCCGCCGCCTCCGCCTGCGCCCTCCGCCCAGGCCGCCGCGCCGGCTCCTCCCGCTCCCGCGACCCGCGCCGAATCGTCGGCCCCCGCGGCCCCCGCGGCCTCCCCGTCGGCGAGCAGGAAGTCCGAAGCGCCGACGGACGCCGAGCTCCAGCGCGCGAGCGCCGTGCTGAAGACCGTGTCCGACGCATACTCGGCCAAGATGGTCGGCCAGGAGCGTCTGCGCATGAGCCTGCTGATCTCGCTGATCGCGGGCGGGCACATCCTGCTCGAGAGCGTTCCGGGTCTGGCGAAGACCACCGCGGCCAGCACCCTCGCCGACACCGTGAGGGCGCAGTTCAAGCGCATCCAGTGCACCCCCGACCTGCTGCCCAGCGACATCACGGGCAACCAGATCTACGACGCGGCGACCGGGTCGTTCCGCACCGTGCTCGGACCGGTGCACGCGAACTTCGTGCTGCTCGACGAGATCAACCGCTCGAGCGCCAAGACCCAGAGCGCCATGCTCGAGGCCATGCAGGAGCACCAGACCACGATCGGCGGCGAGGTCCACCACCTGCCCAAGCCGTTCCTGGTGATCGCGACGCAGAACCCGATCGAGCAGGAGGGCACCTACGAGCTGCCCGAGGCGCAGATGGACCGCTTCCTGCTCAAGGAGATCGTCGAGTACCCGAGTCCCGCCGAGGAGTTCGAGATCCTCGGCCGCATCGACTCGGGAGTGCTCGATCCCGACCGTCACGTCTCGAGCGCCATCAGCCTCGACGACGTGCACATGCTCCAGGACGTCGCGAGCCGCATCTACGTCGACCCCGCGATCCGCAACTACATCGTCTCGATCGCCTACGTCACGCGCAACCCCGCGCCGTACATCGGCGAGGAGCGCGCGCGCTTCATCAAGTACGGCGCGAGCCCGCGTGCGAGCATCGCGTTCCTGCAGGCGTCGCGGGCGCTGGCGCTGCTCAACGGCCGCGGCCACGTGATCCCCGAGGACATCCGCTCGCTGCGCCACCTCGTGCTGCGTCACCGCGTGCTGCTGACGTTCGAGGCCGACGCCGAGGGCATCCGCAGCGAGGAGATCATCGACCAGATCTTCGCATCCGTCCCCACGCCCTGA
- a CDS encoding Pr6Pr family membrane protein, whose amino-acid sequence MTTWWPYARLAAAALGLAAIIAQLARSVENALAATTEWGQHLPTVAANFLSFFTILSNLLAAIVLIVAAVWALRHRHDDEREPGWLAVLLVCVSTYMIVTGIVYNTLLRGVELPQGVTVPWSNEVLHVVFPLFLLVDLLFAPRRRALRWRAVAIATIFPIVWVVYTMIRANLIVAPATGEAWWYPYPFLNPHIVPGGYLGVAGYIVGIAIAIIGVACVVIWVGRKRGAPQDVADTTHVEESPRARG is encoded by the coding sequence ATGACGACCTGGTGGCCCTACGCCCGACTGGCAGCAGCAGCGCTCGGACTCGCGGCGATCATCGCCCAGCTCGCACGCAGCGTCGAGAACGCTCTCGCGGCCACCACCGAGTGGGGCCAGCACCTGCCGACGGTCGCGGCGAACTTCCTCAGCTTCTTCACGATCCTGTCGAACCTGCTCGCGGCCATCGTGCTGATCGTCGCCGCGGTCTGGGCGCTGCGCCACCGTCACGACGACGAGCGGGAGCCCGGCTGGCTCGCTGTCCTCCTCGTCTGCGTCAGCACGTACATGATCGTCACGGGCATCGTCTACAACACCCTGCTCCGCGGCGTCGAACTGCCCCAGGGCGTCACGGTCCCCTGGTCGAACGAGGTGCTGCACGTCGTCTTCCCGTTGTTCCTGCTGGTCGACCTGCTGTTCGCTCCGCGGCGGCGCGCGCTGCGCTGGCGTGCCGTGGCGATAGCGACGATCTTCCCCATCGTGTGGGTCGTCTACACGATGATCCGGGCGAATCTCATCGTCGCCCCCGCCACCGGCGAGGCCTGGTGGTATCCGTACCCGTTCCTCAACCCCCACATCGTGCCGGGCGGCTATCTCGGGGTCGCCGGCTACATCGTCGGCATCGCCATCGCCATCATCGGCGTGGCCTGCGTGGTCATCTGGGTGGGCCGCAAGCGCGGCGCCCCTCAGGACGTCGCCGACACGACGCACGTCGAGGAGTCCCCGCGCGCCCGAGGATGA
- a CDS encoding DMT family transporter, with translation MPKTGRVRRDDSLNLAKPRPQGPLVLVAALVTVVLWASAFIGIRGAGPHFDPGALALLRMAVGSAVLAIIAVRHGIRLPDRRNWWLVAVWGVGWFCVYNLALNAAERTLDAGTAAMVVNLAPLMVVVFSGLFLREGFPKPLIIGAPIAFLGVVLIGMNSSTSEGPDITGLLLALLAAVMYAGCTLLQKHLLSAGSDATTLTFLGAVAGTVALLPWAGSLVGALQTAPLGSTLWVVYLGIFPTAIAFTTWAYVLQRSTAGQTSATTYVVPAIAILMSWAILGEVPTPLMFVGGALCLLGVLVTRMKWGRRAA, from the coding sequence ATGCCGAAGACCGGTCGCGTGCGTCGCGACGACAGCCTGAACCTCGCGAAGCCCCGCCCACAGGGTCCGCTCGTGCTTGTCGCCGCACTGGTGACGGTGGTGCTGTGGGCCTCGGCGTTCATCGGCATCCGCGGCGCCGGTCCACACTTCGACCCGGGCGCGCTGGCGCTGCTGCGCATGGCTGTAGGAAGCGCCGTGCTCGCGATCATCGCGGTGCGCCACGGCATCCGTCTTCCCGACCGGAGGAACTGGTGGCTCGTCGCGGTCTGGGGCGTCGGGTGGTTCTGCGTCTACAACCTGGCCCTCAATGCCGCCGAGCGCACGCTCGATGCCGGCACGGCCGCGATGGTGGTCAACCTCGCGCCGCTCATGGTGGTGGTCTTCAGCGGGCTCTTCCTGCGTGAAGGCTTTCCGAAGCCGCTGATCATCGGCGCGCCGATCGCCTTCCTCGGTGTCGTCCTGATCGGCATGAACTCGTCGACGAGCGAGGGTCCCGACATCACCGGGCTGCTGCTCGCGCTGCTCGCGGCCGTGATGTACGCCGGATGCACTCTGCTTCAGAAGCATCTGCTCAGCGCGGGGTCCGACGCGACCACGCTGACGTTCCTCGGCGCGGTGGCCGGCACGGTCGCGCTGCTCCCGTGGGCAGGCAGCCTGGTCGGAGCACTGCAGACGGCCCCGCTCGGCTCGACGCTGTGGGTGGTGTATCTCGGCATCTTCCCGACGGCGATCGCGTTCACCACCTGGGCGTACGTCCTGCAGCGCAGCACGGCCGGCCAGACGTCGGCGACGACCTATGTCGTGCCCGCGATCGCGATCCTCATGTCGTGGGCGATCCTCGGTGAGGTGCCGACCCCGCTCATGTTCGTCGGCGGTGCACTGTGCCTGCTCGGGGTGCTCGTGACACGGATGAAGTGGGGGCGTCGCGCCGCGTGA
- a CDS encoding adenylosuccinate synthase gives MPGIVIVGVQWGDEGKGKATDLLGERTDWVVKFNGGNNAGHTVVVGNEKYALHLLPSGILSPGVTPVIGNGVVIDLEVLFSELEALGGRGIDVSRLKVSANAHIITQYHRTLDKVTERFLGKRMIGTTGRGIGPAYADKINRVGIRVQDLFDENILRQKVEGALDQKNHLLVKIFNRRAITADEVVEDLLSYAERLRPMVADTGYLLDEALRRDEVVVFEGGQATMLDVDHGTYPFVTSSSATAGGASTGSGVGPGALDRIVGIVKAYTTRVGSGPFPTELFDEQGEWLRSRGFEFGTTTGRPRRVGWYDAPITRYATRVNGITDLVLTKLDILTGLEQIPVCVAYDVDGRRFDEVPVNQTDFHHATPILEYFPGWSEDISTARTFDDLPKNAQDYVIALEGMSNTRISVIGVGPERDQVIVRHDLLD, from the coding sequence ATGCCAGGAATCGTTATCGTCGGCGTCCAGTGGGGCGATGAGGGCAAGGGCAAGGCCACCGACCTGCTCGGCGAGCGCACCGACTGGGTCGTCAAGTTCAACGGCGGCAACAACGCGGGCCACACCGTCGTGGTCGGCAATGAGAAGTACGCACTGCACCTGCTGCCGTCCGGCATCCTGTCGCCGGGCGTCACGCCGGTGATCGGCAACGGCGTCGTGATCGACCTCGAGGTGCTCTTCAGCGAGCTCGAGGCGCTCGGCGGCCGCGGCATCGACGTCTCCCGTCTGAAGGTGAGCGCCAACGCGCACATCATCACCCAGTACCACCGCACTCTCGACAAGGTCACCGAGCGCTTCCTCGGCAAGCGCATGATCGGCACGACCGGCCGTGGCATCGGCCCCGCCTACGCCGACAAGATCAACCGCGTCGGCATCCGCGTGCAGGACCTCTTCGACGAGAACATCCTGCGCCAGAAGGTCGAAGGCGCCCTCGACCAGAAGAACCACCTGCTGGTGAAGATCTTCAACCGTCGCGCGATCACCGCCGACGAGGTCGTCGAAGACCTGCTCTCGTACGCCGAGCGCCTGCGGCCGATGGTCGCCGACACGGGATACCTGCTCGACGAGGCCCTGCGCCGCGACGAGGTGGTCGTGTTCGAGGGCGGTCAGGCCACCATGCTCGACGTCGACCACGGCACCTACCCGTTCGTCACGTCGTCGTCGGCCACGGCGGGCGGCGCGTCCACCGGATCGGGCGTCGGCCCCGGAGCGCTCGACCGCATCGTCGGCATCGTGAAGGCCTACACGACCCGTGTCGGCTCCGGTCCGTTCCCCACCGAGCTGTTCGACGAGCAGGGCGAGTGGCTGCGGTCACGCGGCTTCGAGTTCGGCACCACCACGGGCCGTCCGCGCCGGGTCGGCTGGTACGACGCCCCGATCACCCGCTACGCGACGCGTGTGAACGGCATCACCGATCTCGTCCTCACCAAGCTCGACATCCTCACCGGACTCGAGCAGATCCCGGTCTGCGTCGCATACGACGTCGACGGTCGACGCTTCGACGAGGTGCCGGTCAACCAGACCGACTTCCACCACGCGACGCCGATCCTCGAGTACTTCCCGGGGTGGAGCGAGGACATCTCGACCGCACGCACGTTCGACGACCTGCCGAAGAACGCGCAGGACTACGTCATCGCGCTCGAGGGCATGAGCAACACGCGCATCTCCGTCATCGGCGTCGGCCCCGAGCGCGACCAGGTCATCGTGCGTCACGACCTGCTCGACTGA
- a CDS encoding lactonase family protein, whose protein sequence is MTRFWLGGYGPAMDGSADGIGLLAGDESAPTALEYRGAVTQTPSPSWLAQHPSLDVVYAALEGDAGVQAFARSGDSTLKPLGEPVAAGDGVCHVAVSSSGSFLVASCYGDGRVVRIGIDSQGRLVPDAVNKAAELRAALLGEPLEAAPPAGVAVAASDPYPGELTATGEERASHAHSAAFLADGRIATTDLGFDLVRIWRPTGGGLVLDHEVVLPVGTGPRHMVVHPSGHLHVVTEYSCEVFTLGAGRDGTWAVVSSVLASPIAEIGVDFPAELARSRDAQFLYTALRGSNTIAALRVRGGGEALESIALADSGVDWPRHHVVHEGKLLVAGQRSDTVALIDLDERTGAPLGIRHLAQAPAPTHILPVR, encoded by the coding sequence ATGACCCGGTTCTGGCTCGGCGGGTACGGACCCGCGATGGACGGCTCGGCCGACGGCATCGGCCTGCTCGCGGGCGACGAGAGCGCGCCCACCGCACTCGAGTATCGGGGAGCGGTCACGCAGACCCCCTCCCCGTCGTGGTTGGCGCAGCATCCGTCGCTCGACGTCGTCTACGCGGCGCTCGAAGGGGATGCCGGAGTGCAGGCGTTCGCGCGCAGCGGCGACTCGACGCTGAAGCCGCTCGGTGAGCCGGTCGCCGCGGGCGACGGCGTCTGCCACGTGGCGGTCTCGTCGAGCGGATCGTTCCTCGTCGCGAGCTGCTACGGCGACGGCCGGGTCGTCCGCATCGGCATCGACTCGCAGGGTCGCCTGGTGCCGGATGCCGTGAACAAGGCAGCCGAACTGCGTGCCGCTCTCCTCGGCGAGCCGCTCGAGGCGGCGCCTCCGGCGGGCGTCGCGGTCGCGGCATCCGATCCGTACCCCGGCGAGCTCACCGCGACGGGTGAGGAGCGCGCATCGCACGCGCACTCGGCAGCCTTCCTCGCCGACGGGCGCATCGCGACCACCGATCTCGGCTTCGACCTGGTGCGGATCTGGCGACCCACCGGGGGTGGCCTGGTTCTCGATCACGAGGTCGTGCTGCCCGTCGGCACCGGCCCCCGGCATATGGTCGTGCACCCCAGCGGCCACCTGCACGTGGTGACCGAGTACTCGTGCGAGGTGTTCACTCTCGGCGCCGGGCGCGACGGCACGTGGGCTGTCGTGTCGTCGGTGCTCGCGAGCCCGATCGCCGAGATCGGCGTGGACTTCCCCGCCGAACTCGCCCGCAGCCGTGACGCGCAGTTCCTCTACACGGCCCTGCGTGGCAGCAACACGATCGCCGCGCTCCGTGTGCGCGGGGGAGGCGAGGCTCTCGAGTCGATCGCCCTCGCAGACTCGGGCGTGGACTGGCCGCGTCATCACGTCGTGCACGAGGGCAAGCTGCTGGTCGCGGGGCAGCGCTCCGACACCGTCGCGCTGATCGACCTCGACGAGCGCACGGGCGCGCCGCTCGGCATCCGCCACCTCGCGCAGGCCCCGGCGCCGACGCACATCCTGCCGGTTCGCTGA
- a CDS encoding dihydrolipoyl dehydrogenase family protein — protein sequence MTAEKTDDYDLIVLGGGPVGENVADRAVQNGLTAIIVESELVGGECSYWACMPSKALLRPAQALRAAQKVKGSAEAVTGSLDVRAVFDRRDSFTSNWSDDGQVKWLDSAGIDLARGHGRLTGEREVTVTDADGGTRVLRARHAVAISTGSDAVIPPIEGLRDSSPWTSREATSAEELPESLAVIGGGVVAVEMATAYAALGSTVTIIARSGLLGSMEPFAGERVAAGLKELGVDVRTDTGTTSVTRGDEGVEIVLDDGSTVTAAEVLVATGRSPRSGDIGLDVAGLEPGRWITVDDTLRVPGSDWLYAVGDVNGRVLLTHQGKYQARAAGDVIAARAKGEDVDDAAWGRHVATADSAGAPQVTFSFPEVASVGHTEAEARKAGTDVAVVDYDLGSVAGASLYEDGFEGQARLVIDKERDVIIGATFVGPEVAELVQTATVAIVGEVPIARLWHAVPAYPTISEIWLRLLESYGRDSA from the coding sequence ATGACTGCTGAGAAGACCGACGACTACGACCTGATCGTGCTGGGCGGCGGGCCGGTGGGCGAGAACGTCGCCGACCGCGCCGTGCAGAACGGACTGACCGCGATCATCGTCGAGAGCGAGCTGGTCGGCGGTGAGTGCTCGTACTGGGCATGCATGCCGTCGAAGGCGCTGCTGCGTCCGGCCCAGGCGCTGCGAGCCGCGCAGAAGGTCAAGGGCTCGGCCGAGGCGGTGACGGGGTCGCTCGACGTGCGCGCGGTGTTCGACCGCCGCGACTCGTTCACGAGCAACTGGTCGGATGACGGACAGGTGAAGTGGCTCGACTCCGCCGGCATCGACCTCGCCCGCGGGCACGGTCGTCTGACGGGTGAGCGCGAGGTGACGGTGACGGATGCCGACGGCGGCACCCGCGTGCTCCGGGCCCGCCACGCCGTCGCGATCAGCACCGGATCGGATGCCGTGATCCCGCCCATCGAGGGCCTGCGCGACTCGTCCCCCTGGACCAGCCGCGAGGCGACCAGCGCAGAGGAGCTGCCCGAGTCGCTGGCCGTGATCGGCGGCGGGGTCGTGGCGGTCGAGATGGCCACGGCTTATGCGGCCCTCGGTTCGACGGTGACGATCATCGCCCGCAGCGGTCTGCTGGGTTCGATGGAGCCGTTCGCCGGGGAGCGCGTCGCGGCCGGGCTGAAGGAGCTCGGTGTCGACGTCCGCACCGACACCGGCACGACCAGCGTGACGCGAGGCGACGAGGGAGTCGAGATCGTGCTCGACGACGGGTCGACGGTCACGGCTGCCGAAGTCCTCGTGGCGACCGGCCGGTCTCCTCGCAGCGGCGACATCGGCCTCGACGTCGCGGGTCTCGAGCCCGGTCGCTGGATCACGGTCGACGACACGCTGCGTGTTCCCGGATCCGACTGGCTCTATGCGGTCGGCGATGTGAACGGTCGTGTGCTGCTCACGCACCAGGGCAAGTATCAGGCGCGAGCAGCGGGCGACGTGATCGCGGCGCGCGCCAAGGGCGAGGACGTCGACGATGCGGCCTGGGGTCGTCACGTCGCCACCGCGGACAGCGCGGGCGCCCCTCAGGTGACCTTCTCGTTCCCCGAGGTCGCCTCGGTCGGGCATACCGAGGCAGAGGCCCGCAAGGCCGGAACCGACGTCGCCGTCGTCGATTACGACCTGGGTTCTGTCGCCGGCGCGAGTCTCTACGAGGACGGCTTCGAGGGGCAGGCCCGCCTCGTGATCGACAAGGAGCGCGACGTGATCATCGGAGCGACCTTCGTCGGCCCCGAGGTCGCCGAGCTCGTGCAGACAGCCACGGTCGCGATCGTCGGCGAGGTGCCGATCGCCCGCCTGTGGCACGCCGTTCCGGCGTACCCGACGATCAGCGAGATCTGGCTGCGACTGCTCGAGTCCTACGGGAGGGACTCGGCCTGA
- a CDS encoding DUF427 domain-containing protein: MKAVLAGTVIAEADESDLARIEGNWYFPPASITEGVLVESPTPYTCPWKGAAQYFSVQAGGELHTDYAWSYPTPYPSAFDRVGKDFSGFVAFDPRVEVSA; encoded by the coding sequence ATGAAGGCTGTACTCGCAGGAACCGTCATCGCCGAAGCCGACGAGAGCGATCTCGCGCGCATCGAGGGAAACTGGTATTTCCCGCCGGCATCCATCACGGAGGGCGTGCTCGTCGAGAGCCCCACTCCGTACACATGCCCGTGGAAGGGCGCCGCCCAGTACTTCTCCGTCCAGGCCGGTGGCGAGCTGCACACCGACTACGCCTGGTCGTATCCGACGCCGTATCCGAGCGCCTTCGACCGTGTGGGCAAGGACTTCTCGGGCTTCGTCGCCTTCGACCCGCGGGTCGAGGTCTCTGCATGA